One part of the Arabidopsis thaliana chromosome 4, partial sequence genome encodes these proteins:
- the TRE1 gene encoding trehalase 1 (trehalase 1 (TRE1); CONTAINS InterPro DOMAIN/s: Glycoside hydrolase, family 37 (InterPro:IPR001661), Six-hairpin glycosidase-like (InterPro:IPR008928), Glycoside hydrolase, family 37, conserved site (InterPro:IPR018232); Has 1925 Blast hits to 1909 proteins in 569 species: Archae - 2; Bacteria - 1056; Metazoa - 507; Fungi - 235; Plants - 71; Viruses - 0; Other Eukaryotes - 54 (source: NCBI BLink).) yields the protein MKSYKLNNPNLLISTHTHNKLFLSSSPFNLLFSFPSFIYLKQQRSLFFFFFFFLCFSFTTSMLDSDTDTDSGPVVATTKLVTFLQRVQHTALRSYPKKQTPDPKSYIDLSLKRPYSLSTIESAFDDLTSESHDQPVPVETLEKFVKEYFDGAGEDLLHHEPVDFVSDPSGFLSNVENEEVREWAREVHGLWRNLSCRVSDSVRESADRHTLLPLPEPVIIPGSRFREVYYWDSYWVIKGLMTSQMFTTAKGLVTNLMSLVETYGYALNGARAYYTNRSQPPLLSSMVYEIYNVTKDEELVRKAIPLLLKEYEFWNSGKHKVVIRDANGYDHVLSRYYAMWNKPRPESSVFDEESASGFSTMLEKQRFHRDIATAAESGCDFSTRWMRDPPNFTTMATTSVVPVDLNVFLLKMELDIAFMMKVSGDQNGSDRFVKASKAREKAFQTVFWNEKAGQWLDYWLSSSGEESETWKAENQNTNVFASNFAPIWINSINSDENLVKKVVTALKNSGLIAPAGILTSLTNSGQQWDSPNGWAPQQEMIVTGLGRSSVKEAKEMAEDIARRWIKSNYLVYKKSGTIHEKLKVTELGEYGGGGEYMPQTGFGWSNGVILAFLEEYGWPSHLSIEA from the exons ATGAAATCATACAAACTTAATAACCCTAATTTACTCATCTCCACGCACACACATAATAAACTCTTCTTATCCTCTTCTCCATTCAATCTCTTATTCTCTTTTCCTTCCTTCATATACCTTAAACAGCAAcgttctctgttcttcttcttctttttcttcctctgtttttctttcacaacTTCCATGTTGGACTCGGACACAGACACGGACTCAGGTCCTGTGGTTGCAACAACCAAACTCGTCACTTTCCTCCAGCGTGTGCAGCACACGGCACTTCGATCATACCCTAAAAAACAAACGCCTGATCCCAAATCCTACATTGATCTATCTCTCAAACGTCCCTACAGTCTCTCCACCATCGAATCAGCCTTCGATGATCTCACGAGCGAGTCACATGACCAGCCAGTGCCAGTGGAGACGCTTGAAAAGTTCGTCAAGGAATATTTTGACGGTGCAGGGGAGGATCTGCTGCACCACGAACCAGTAGATTTCGTCTCAGATCCCTCCGGCTTCCTCTCCAACGTGGAGAACGAAGAAGTCAGAGAATGGGCGCGTGAGGTACACGGTCTTTGGAGAAATCTGAGCTGCAGAGTCTCTGACTCAGTAAGAGAGTCTGCCGACCGGCACACGCTTCTACCGTTGCCGGAACCGGTTATCATTCCCGGTTCGAGATTCAGAGAAGTCTATTACTGGGATTCTTATTGGGTCATCAA AGGACTTATGACGAGTCAAATGTTCACTACCGCCAAAGGTTTAGTGACGAATCTGATGTCACTTGTGGAGACTTATGGTTACGCTTTGAACGGTGCTAGAGCTTATTATACTAACAGAAG CCAACCACCTTTGTTGAGCTCCATGGTCTATGAAATTTATAATGTGacaaaagatgaagaacttgTGAGGAAAGCAATCCCTCTGCTTCTCAAAGAGTACGAGTTTTGGAACTCAG gAAAACATAAAGTGGTTATTCGAGACGCTAATGGTTATGATCACGTTTTGAGCCGTTATTATGCTATGTGGAACAAGCCAAGGCCtgaatcctctgttttc GATGAAGAATCTGCTTCAGGGTTCTCGACTATGTTAGAGAAACAACGGTTCCATCGAGATATAGCCACGGCTGCTGAATCAGGATGCGATTTCAGCACGCGATGGATGAG GGATCCTCCTAATTTCACAACGATGGCTACAACATCAGTGGTTCCTGTTGAtctaaatgtttttcttctcaag ATGGAACTCGATATAGCGTTCATGATGAAGGTTTCTGGAGATCAAAATGGTTCAGACCGTTTTGTGAAAGCGTCAAAAGCGAGAGAGAAAGCGTTTCAAACCGTGTTTTGGAACGAGAAAGCAGGGCAATGGCTGGATTACTGGCTTTCCTCCAGTGGTGAG GAATCTGAGACATGGAAGGCTGAGAACCAAAACACCAACGTCTTTGCGTCTAACTTTGCACCAATCTGGATTAATTCCATCAATTCAG ATGAAAATCTTGTCAAGAAAGTTGTGACAGCTCTTAAGAACTCAGGGCTCATTGCTCCCGCTGGAATCCTAACTTCTTTGACAAACTCAGGACAACAATG GGATTCTCCGAATGGATGGGCACCGCAACAAGAGATGATCGTCACAGGGCTCGGAAGATCGAGTGtaaaagaagctaaagagaTGGCAGAGGATATTGCAAGGAGATGGATCAAAAGCAACTATCTTGTCTACAAGAAAAGTGGGACTATACATGAGAAGCTCAAAGTTACAGAGCTTGGTGaatatggtggtggaggagaataTATGCCACAG ACCGGATTCGGATGGTCAAATGGAGTTATCTTAGCATTCTTGGAGGAATATGGATGGCCCTCTCATCTTAGCATTGAAGCCTAG
- a CDS encoding NAD(P)-binding Rossmann-fold superfamily protein (NAD(P)-binding Rossmann-fold superfamily protein; FUNCTIONS IN: oxidoreductase activity, binding, catalytic activity; INVOLVED IN: oxidation reduction, metabolic process; EXPRESSED IN: 15 plant structures; EXPRESSED DURING: 7 growth stages; CONTAINS InterPro DOMAIN/s: NAD(P)-binding domain (InterPro:IPR016040), Glucose/ribitol dehydrogenase (InterPro:IPR002347), Short-chain dehydrogenase/reductase SDR (InterPro:IPR002198); BEST Arabidopsis thaliana protein match is: NAD(P)-binding Rossmann-fold superfamily protein (TAIR:AT1G64590.1); Has 59308 Blast hits to 59247 proteins in 3068 species: Archae - 448; Bacteria - 39701; Metazoa - 3820; Fungi - 3579; Plants - 1905; Viruses - 0; Other Eukaryotes - 9855 (source: NCBI BLink).), whose protein sequence is MIETGKYLLGAAGASGFGSKSTAEEVTENCDLRSITAVITGATSGIGAETARVLAKRGARLIFPARNVKAAEEAKERIVSEFPETEIVVMKLDLSSIASVRNFVADFESLDLPLNLLINNAGKLAHEHAISEDGIEMTFATNYLGHFLLTNLLLNKMIQTAEETGVQGRIVNVTSGIHGWFSGDLIEYLRLISQPKCQFDATRAYALSKLANVLHTKELSSRLQKIGANVTVNCVHPGVVRTRLTRDREGLLTDLVFFLASKLVKTVPQAAATTCYVATNPRLVNVSGKYFTDCNETTPSGLGTNSSEATKLWAASEILVTQHSKTSFDPCS, encoded by the exons ATGATCGAGACTGGTAAATACCTTCTCGGCGCCGCCGGTGCTAGCGGTTTCGGCTCTAAATCCACCGCCGAGGAAGTTACCGAGAACTGCGACCTTCGTTCCATCACAGCGGTTATCACCG GTGCGACGTCGGGGATCGGAGCGGAGACGGCGAGAGTTCTGGCGAAACGAGGAGCGAGGTTGATTTTTCCGGCGAGGAATGTGAAAGCAGCGGAGgaagcaaaagagagaatcgTTTCTGAGTTTCCGGAGACAGAGATCGTCGTTATGAAGCTTGATCTTAGTTCTATCGCCTCCGTACGAAACTTCGTCGCCGATTTCGAGTCTCTTGATCTTCCTCTTAACCTTCTCAT AAACAACGCAGGCAAGTTAGCACATGAACATGCAATATCTGAAGACGGGATCGAGATGACATTTGCTACTAATTATCTAG GCCATTTTCTCTTGACCAATCTTTTGCTAAACAAGATGATTCAAACGGCAGAGGAAACAGGAGTTCAAGGACGTATCGTTAACGTTACGTCCGGTATTCACGGATGGTTCTCCGGCGACTTGATCGAATATCTCCGACTCATTTCACAACCCAAGTG TCAATTCGATGCGACACGTGCGTATGCTCTCTCGAAGCTTGCCAACGTTTTGCATACCAAGGAGCTCTCTTCTAGACTCCag AAAATTGGAGCGAATGTTACGGTAAATTGCGTACACCCAGGAGTTGTTAGAACCCGGTTAACAAGAGACCGAGAAGGTCTATTGACAG ATCTCGTCTTCTTCCTGGCTTCCAAGCTCGTTAAGACCGTCCCTCAA GCAGCAGCAACGACGTGTTACGTGGCAACAAATCCAAGACTGGTGAACGTATCGGGAAAGTATTTTACGGATTGTAATGAAACGACACCGTCTGGACTCGGAACCAACTCCAGCGAAGCTACCAAATTATGGGCTGCTTCTGAGATTCTGGTTACTCAACATTCCAAGACCAGTTTCGACCCATGtagctaa
- a CDS encoding NAD(P)-binding Rossmann-fold superfamily protein, whose product MIETGKYLLGAAGASGFGSKSTAEEVTENCDLRSITAVITGATSGIGAETARVLAKRGARLIFPARNVKAAEEAKERIVSEFPETEIVVMKLDLSSIASVRNFVADFESLDLPLNLLINNAGKLAHEHAISEDGIEMTFATNYLGHFLLTNLLLNKMIQTAEETGVQGRIVNVTSGIHGWFSGDLIEYLRLISQPKCQFDATRAYALSKLANVLHTKELSSRLQKIGANVTVNCVHPGVVRTRLTRDREGLLTDLVFFLASKLVKTVPQVNNCYFR is encoded by the exons ATGATCGAGACTGGTAAATACCTTCTCGGCGCCGCCGGTGCTAGCGGTTTCGGCTCTAAATCCACCGCCGAGGAAGTTACCGAGAACTGCGACCTTCGTTCCATCACAGCGGTTATCACCG GTGCGACGTCGGGGATCGGAGCGGAGACGGCGAGAGTTCTGGCGAAACGAGGAGCGAGGTTGATTTTTCCGGCGAGGAATGTGAAAGCAGCGGAGgaagcaaaagagagaatcgTTTCTGAGTTTCCGGAGACAGAGATCGTCGTTATGAAGCTTGATCTTAGTTCTATCGCCTCCGTACGAAACTTCGTCGCCGATTTCGAGTCTCTTGATCTTCCTCTTAACCTTCTCAT AAACAACGCAGGCAAGTTAGCACATGAACATGCAATATCTGAAGACGGGATCGAGATGACATTTGCTACTAATTATCTAG GCCATTTTCTCTTGACCAATCTTTTGCTAAACAAGATGATTCAAACGGCAGAGGAAACAGGAGTTCAAGGACGTATCGTTAACGTTACGTCCGGTATTCACGGATGGTTCTCCGGCGACTTGATCGAATATCTCCGACTCATTTCACAACCCAAGTG TCAATTCGATGCGACACGTGCGTATGCTCTCTCGAAGCTTGCCAACGTTTTGCATACCAAGGAGCTCTCTTCTAGACTCCag AAAATTGGAGCGAATGTTACGGTAAATTGCGTACACCCAGGAGTTGTTAGAACCCGGTTAACAAGAGACCGAGAAGGTCTATTGACAG ATCTCGTCTTCTTCCTGGCTTCCAAGCTCGTTAAGACCGTCCCTCAAGtaaataattgttattttcgTTAG
- a CDS encoding Dof-type zinc finger DNA-binding family protein (Dof-type zinc finger DNA-binding family protein; CONTAINS InterPro DOMAIN/s: Zinc finger, Dof-type (InterPro:IPR003851); BEST Arabidopsis thaliana protein match is: Dof-type zinc finger DNA-binding family protein (TAIR:AT1G64620.1); Has 30201 Blast hits to 17322 proteins in 780 species: Archae - 12; Bacteria - 1396; Metazoa - 17338; Fungi - 3422; Plants - 5037; Viruses - 0; Other Eukaryotes - 2996 (source: NCBI BLink).), with protein sequence MDTAQWPQEIVVKPLEEIVTNTCPKPQPQPLQPQQPPSVGGERKARPEKDQAVNCPRCNSTNTKFCYYNNYSLTQPRYFCKGCRRYWTEGGSLRNIPVGGGSRKNKRSHSSSSDISNNHSDSTQPATKKHLSDHHHHLMSMSQQGLTGQNPKFLETTQQDLNLGFSPHGMIRTNFTDLIHNIGNNTNKSNNNNNPLIVSSCSAMATSSLDLIRNNSNNGNSSNSSFMGFPVHNQDPASGGFSMQDHYKPCNTNTTLLGFSLDHHHNNGFHGGFQGGEEGGEGGDDVNGRHLFPFEDLKLPVSSSSATINVDINEHQKRGSGSDAAATSGGYWTGMLSGGSWC encoded by the exons ATGGATACGGCTCAGTGGCCACAG GAGATTGTAGTGAAGCCCTTGGAAGAAATAGTAACAAACACATGCCCAAAGCCGCAACCGCAACCGCTTCAACCGCAGCAGCCACCGTCGGTGGGTGGAGAGAGGAAGGCAAGGCCAGAAAAGGATCAAGCTGTAAACTGTCCGAGATGTAACTCAACCAACACAAAGTTTTGTTACTACAACAATTATAGTTTGACGCAGCCAAGATACTTCTGCAAAGGTTGTAGAAGGTATTGGACCGAAGGCGGTTCGCTTAGGAACATTCCTGTTGGCGGTGGCTcaagaaagaacaagagatctcactcttcttcttctgatattAGTAACAATCACTCGGATTCTACACAACCAGCTACAAAGAAGCATCTCTCtgatcatcaccaccacctcATGAGCATGTCTCAACAAGGTTTGACCggtcaaaaccctaaattcctTGAGACGACCCAACAAGATCTCAATTTAGGTTTTTCACCACATGGGATGATTAGGACCAACTTCACTGACCTCATCCACAACATTGGCAACAACACCAACAAGagcaacaacaataacaatcCATTGATTGTTTCTTCATGTTCTGCCATGGCTACTTCTTCTCTGGATCTCATAAGAAACAATAGTAACAATGGGAATTCTTCAAATTCTTCCTTCATGGGATTTCCAGTTCATAATCAAGATCCAGCATCAGGAGGGTTTTCAATGCAAGATCATTACAAGCCTTGCAACACAAACACCACACTGCTAGGGTTTTCATtagatcatcatcataataatGGATTTCATGGAGGGTTtcaaggaggagaagaaggtggaGAAGGTGGTGATGATGTGAATGGAAGGCACTTGTTTCCTTTTGAGGATTTGAAATTgccagtttcttcttcatcagcaACAATTAATGTCGACATTAATGAACATCAGAAGCGAGGAAGCGGTAGTGATGCAGCTGCTACGTCTGGTGGGTATTGGACTGGGATGTTGAGTGGAGGATCATGGTGCTAA
- a CDS encoding carbon-carbon lyase (carbon-carbon lyases; FUNCTIONS IN: carbon-carbon lyase activity; INVOLVED IN: cellular aromatic compound metabolic process; LOCATED IN: cellular_component unknown; CONTAINS InterPro DOMAIN/s: HpcH/HpaI aldolase (InterPro:IPR005000); BEST Arabidopsis thaliana protein match is: aldolase like (TAIR:AT4G24080.1); Has 30 Blast hits to 30 proteins in 8 species: Archae - 0; Bacteria - 0; Metazoa - 0; Fungi - 0; Plants - 30; Viruses - 0; Other Eukaryotes - 0 (source: NCBI BLink).) — MRVAETAVLGSDPANGGAYLAGMATAQDKAVDLKSRGYHMILGATDVPLFKKAVVDDVKSFKLGSS; from the coding sequence ATGAGGGTGGCTGAGACGGCGGTTTTGGGATCTGATCCGGCTAACGGCGGAGCTTACTTGGCAGGGATGGCGACGGCACAGGACAAAGCCGTGGATCTAAAGTCACGTGGGTATCACATGATACTCGGAGCTACTGATGTGCCTTTGTTTAAGAAGGCGGTGGTTGACGACGTCAAAAGTTTTAAGCTTGGGTCTTCGTAA